The Peptococcaceae bacterium 1198_IL3148 genome contains a region encoding:
- a CDS encoding FeoB small GTPase domain-containing protein — MGLTHQACGSGATKEIFMKEHVSKVDYVIALAGNPNTGKSTVFNALTGLNQHTGNWPGKTVVRAEGKYINQGMVYKLVDLPGTYSLLANSVEEQVARDYLCFSKPDATVVVVDATCLERNLNLVLQVLEITPKVIVCVNLMDEAERKKIRVDIDTLASELGVPVVPTAARNGLGLNKLVTKITEVTKGNVKPKPYVVRYSPEIEKAINWLQPKVEKLVGPEFNSRWLALRFLDNDLTVTEKIKEYLSNGKHPQGKVGGEILA; from the coding sequence ATGGGCCTAACTCACCAAGCATGTGGCAGTGGCGCCACTAAAGAAATTTTTATGAAAGAACATGTATCCAAAGTAGATTATGTGATCGCTTTAGCCGGTAACCCCAACACAGGTAAGAGCACTGTTTTCAATGCCTTAACCGGCCTAAATCAACATACCGGCAACTGGCCGGGCAAAACCGTTGTTCGGGCCGAAGGTAAATATATTAACCAGGGTATGGTCTATAAGTTAGTGGATTTACCCGGTACCTATTCCTTACTGGCTAATTCAGTGGAAGAACAGGTTGCTAGGGATTATTTATGCTTTAGCAAACCAGATGCCACGGTGGTGGTGGTGGATGCAACTTGTTTGGAGCGAAATCTCAATTTAGTATTACAGGTGTTAGAAATTACCCCTAAGGTTATTGTTTGTGTAAACTTAATGGATGAAGCCGAAAGGAAAAAGATTCGCGTGGATATAGATACTTTAGCCAGCGAATTGGGAGTACCGGTGGTACCAACCGCCGCCAGAAATGGTCTGGGTTTAAATAAGTTAGTTACTAAAATAACCGAGGTGACCAAGGGCAACGTTAAACCAAAACCATATGTAGTTAGATACAGCCCTGAGATTGAAAAAGCAATCAATTGGCTACAACCTAAAGTAGAAAAATTAGTGGGCCCAGAGTTTAACAGTCGTTGGTTAGCCCTTAGGTTTTTGGATAATGATCTTACAGTGACAGAAAAAATAAAAGAATATCTCTCCAACGGAAAACATCCCCAAGGAAAAGTTGGAGGTGAAATATTGGCATGA
- a CDS encoding nucleoside recognition domain-containing protein: MSQLVTSGLDELLNDAKNLSKNNGNFNDAIVVNIYNNAEEIAKRVVKQKEKPKIDWDKTLDDILTSKVFGFPLMLLLLGMIFWLTISGANNPSALLATGLFWVQERLTDLCMALNAPPWVNGFFVEGVYRCLAWVVSVMLPPMAIFFPCFTLLEDMGYLPRVAFNLDRFFKAAGTHGKQALTMSMGFGCNAAGIIACRIIESPRERMIAMLTNSFVPCNGRYPTLIMLASLLILGMGSTIGATAIVVGVVLLGIVTTLLVSWLLSKTLLRGIPSSFTLELPPYRKPQVGKIIVRSIFDRTLFVLRRAVVVAIPAGGIIWLLANTYVGGLSMLSHCANFLNPFGQLLGMDGFILMAFILGLPANEIVLPILIMSYMATGSMLELDSMTALHQLFVVEHGWTWLTALCMMLFSLLHYPCATTLLTIAKESKSAKWTALAFAIPLVVACSVCFVIAQLASGLGWV, translated from the coding sequence ATGAGCCAATTGGTTACCTCTGGTCTAGATGAGTTATTAAATGATGCAAAAAACTTAAGCAAAAACAATGGCAATTTTAACGATGCCATTGTGGTCAATATATATAACAATGCTGAGGAAATCGCCAAAAGAGTGGTCAAACAAAAGGAAAAGCCAAAAATAGATTGGGACAAAACCCTAGATGATATTCTCACCTCCAAGGTTTTTGGTTTTCCATTAATGTTATTGTTGCTGGGGATGATCTTTTGGCTTACCATTTCAGGGGCTAACAACCCATCGGCACTGTTGGCAACGGGCCTGTTTTGGGTTCAAGAAAGGTTGACTGACTTATGCATGGCGCTCAATGCACCCCCTTGGGTTAACGGCTTTTTTGTGGAAGGTGTCTATAGATGTTTAGCCTGGGTTGTGTCAGTAATGCTGCCACCAATGGCCATCTTCTTTCCTTGTTTTACATTATTGGAAGATATGGGCTACTTGCCCCGGGTAGCCTTTAACCTCGATAGATTCTTTAAGGCAGCCGGTACCCACGGTAAACAGGCACTGACCATGAGCATGGGCTTTGGTTGCAATGCCGCCGGCATTATCGCCTGTCGGATTATTGAATCGCCCCGGGAGCGGATGATAGCCATGTTGACCAATAGCTTTGTGCCTTGCAACGGTCGTTACCCGACGCTAATCATGCTGGCCAGTTTATTGATCTTGGGGATGGGCAGTACCATTGGTGCCACCGCGATTGTAGTCGGTGTGGTACTATTAGGCATTGTCACAACACTTTTGGTATCCTGGTTACTTTCAAAAACCCTTTTAAGGGGTATTCCTTCATCATTTACTTTGGAATTACCTCCTTATCGCAAACCGCAGGTGGGAAAAATTATTGTTCGTTCGATTTTTGATCGCACTCTGTTTGTATTGCGGCGGGCCGTTGTGGTGGCCATCCCAGCCGGTGGTATCATCTGGCTACTGGCCAATACTTACGTGGGCGGCTTAAGCATGTTATCCCACTGTGCCAACTTTTTAAACCCCTTTGGCCAACTGTTGGGAATGGACGGATTTATATTGATGGCCTTTATTTTAGGCTTGCCGGCCAATGAAATTGTGTTGCCAATATTAATTATGAGCTACATGGCCACCGGCTCGATGTTAGAATTGGACAGCATGACAGCGCTACATCAATTATTCGTGGTGGAGCATGGCTGGACTTGGCTTACTGCCCTATGTATGATGTTATTCTCACTACTGCATTACCCCTGTGCCACAACCTTGTTGACCATTGCCAAAGAATCAAAAAGTGCTAAATGGACCGCTTTGGCTTTCGCCATCCCATTGGTCGTTGCCTGTTCGGTATGTTTTGTCATCGCCCAACTGGCTAGTGGCCTGGGCTGGGTGTAA
- a CDS encoding iron dependent repressor, metal binding and dimerization domain protein — MLSPSLEDYLEEIYRISERGETVRVTDIAACLNVSLPSVTKALHRLDEAKYINYRRYKDIVLTDKGKEFGHFLVKRNRIIQDFLTLIGSACDVAEEAEAMEHYLSLPTLTAIMNFVKFTEQHPTLLTEYKRFCQQEQGKR, encoded by the coding sequence GTGCTTTCTCCCAGTTTAGAGGATTATTTAGAAGAGATCTACCGCATCAGTGAACGGGGTGAAACCGTTAGGGTAACGGATATCGCCGCCTGTCTTAATGTCAGCTTACCTTCGGTAACTAAAGCATTGCATCGGTTGGACGAGGCTAAATATATAAATTACCGTCGCTATAAAGATATTGTGCTAACTGATAAGGGTAAGGAATTTGGTCATTTTTTAGTTAAAAGAAATCGCATTATTCAAGACTTTTTAACTTTAATTGGCTCTGCCTGTGACGTGGCTGAGGAAGCGGAGGCAATGGAGCATTATTTATCATTGCCTACGCTAACCGCCATTATGAACTTTGTGAAATTTACTGAGCAGCATCCCACTTTGCTGACCGAATATAAAAGGTTTTGTCAGCAAGAGCAAGGAAAAAGATAG
- a CDS encoding ATPase P, with amino-acid sequence MINVAVPGVGSLCLKHLVLDYNGTIAFDGNLCQGVEAALNLLAEKIKVYIITADTFGTVAEMCKDIDGEVTVLTSANGTEEKGRFVESLGAAGVVAIGNGANDSLMLKKAALGIVVMGNEGAAVKTIIQADIVVQDINDALGLLLNTQRLIATLRV; translated from the coding sequence TTGATTAACGTAGCTGTTCCCGGTGTGGGTAGTCTTTGTTTAAAGCATTTGGTGCTTGATTATAATGGCACCATAGCCTTTGATGGCAACCTATGTCAGGGGGTGGAAGCGGCTTTAAACTTGTTGGCTGAGAAGATTAAAGTCTACATCATCACAGCGGATACCTTTGGCACCGTTGCTGAGATGTGCAAAGATATTGATGGCGAGGTGACGGTGTTAACCAGCGCCAATGGCACTGAAGAAAAAGGGCGCTTTGTGGAATCCTTAGGGGCCGCAGGTGTGGTGGCCATTGGCAACGGAGCTAACGATAGTTTGATGTTAAAAAAAGCCGCTTTGGGCATTGTGGTGATGGGCAACGAAGGGGCCGCCGTCAAAACAATTATCCAGGCGGATATTGTGGTGCAGGACATTAATGATGCCTTAGGATTATTGCTAAATACCCAAAGACTGATTGCCACATTAAGAGTATAA
- a CDS encoding phosphate ABC transporter ATP-binding protein, translated as MSITISNLKAWYGNSEVLKDINVDFKPRTVTAIVGPSGCGKTTLLRSINRTAELAHSYRCGGDIRLDNESIFQQKNVDNIRRRIGMVLQTPVALPLSIKENVIFGTRYHGGKNKTELNALAEKCLKQAGLWTEVEHKLNCPASELSGGQKQRLSIARVLAVEPEVLLLDEPCSSLDPASTQIIEGLLVDLAKELTVILVTHNLFQAKRVAAETIFMMDGRVIEQGLTAKLFDQPQQPETAAFFNGLTW; from the coding sequence ATGTCTATTACAATAAGTAATTTAAAGGCTTGGTATGGTAATAGTGAAGTATTAAAGGATATTAATGTGGATTTTAAACCCCGAACAGTTACCGCCATTGTCGGTCCATCGGGATGCGGCAAAACCACATTATTAAGGAGCATTAATCGCACCGCGGAATTAGCCCACAGCTATCGCTGTGGTGGAGATATTAGGTTAGATAATGAAAGTATTTTTCAGCAAAAAAATGTAGATAATATTCGGCGCCGGATTGGCATGGTATTGCAGACACCGGTGGCGTTGCCGTTAAGTATCAAAGAGAACGTTATTTTTGGCACCCGTTACCACGGGGGTAAAAATAAGACTGAATTGAATGCGCTGGCAGAGAAATGCCTTAAACAGGCGGGTTTATGGACAGAGGTAGAGCATAAGTTAAACTGCCCAGCCAGTGAGCTTTCCGGCGGGCAAAAGCAGCGGCTCTCCATTGCCCGGGTGTTGGCAGTGGAGCCGGAAGTGTTGTTATTGGACGAGCCTTGCTCCAGCTTAGACCCGGCGTCCACTCAAATCATTGAAGGATTATTGGTGGATTTAGCGAAGGAATTAACAGTGATTTTAGTTACCCATAATCTTTTTCAAGCCAAACGGGTGGCGGCGGAGACCATCTTTATGATGGACGGCCGGGTGATAGAACAGGGGCTCACAGCTAAATTGTTTGACCAGCCCCAGCAACCGGAAACCGCGGCCTTCTTTAATGGCTTAACCTGGTAG
- the pstA gene encoding phosphate ABC transporter permease PstA, with translation MKPRRWIDIIWLALFWAAGLSMLVILLGIIGYLTYRGGSVLSLEFITSSPSGMPLGVEGGVLPAIRGTLYLVLVAIITAALPGVITAVYLAEYAEESKFKTMINLTVQCMAGVPSVVTGLFGYAFFVMCLGFGISLLAGGLTLGIMIFPQIVVTARDALLSVDEKYRLVGETLGVSRWYMLVRVILPQAASAIVGGILLAMGYAAGATAPIMVTAAVISANSSGALLEPVMALPYHLYILFTQQISIENAYGTALLLVLLLLFINVITLWLRRGLR, from the coding sequence TTGAAGCCACGGCGCTGGATAGATATAATTTGGTTAGCATTATTTTGGGCAGCGGGACTGAGTATGCTGGTCATTTTGCTCGGTATTATTGGTTATTTAACATACCGGGGTGGCTCGGTACTATCGCTGGAATTTATCACCTCATCCCCCAGCGGCATGCCCTTGGGGGTTGAAGGCGGTGTATTGCCAGCCATTAGGGGTACATTATATTTAGTTTTGGTGGCCATTATTACTGCGGCATTACCAGGGGTAATCACCGCGGTGTACCTAGCTGAGTATGCCGAAGAATCAAAGTTTAAGACCATGATCAATCTGACGGTGCAATGTATGGCCGGGGTGCCATCTGTTGTGACCGGGTTGTTTGGCTATGCCTTTTTTGTTATGTGTCTGGGATTTGGTATTTCTTTACTGGCCGGAGGGCTGACCCTGGGGATTATGATATTTCCACAAATTGTGGTCACTGCCAGAGATGCGCTACTGAGCGTCGATGAAAAGTATCGCTTGGTGGGGGAAACACTGGGGGTGTCCCGCTGGTATATGCTAGTGCGGGTTATCTTGCCCCAAGCGGCATCGGCCATTGTGGGCGGCATCCTACTGGCCATGGGTTATGCAGCGGGTGCCACCGCACCGATCATGGTGACGGCAGCAGTAATTTCCGCTAATTCCTCTGGGGCTTTGCTGGAACCGGTGATGGCTTTGCCATACCACTTATATATTTTATTTACTCAGCAAATTTCCATTGAGAATGCTTACGGCACCGCATTGCTGCTGGTGCTGCTGTTGCTTTTTATCAATGTCATTACCTTATGGCTGCGCAGGGGGCTTAGATGA
- the pstC gene encoding phosphate ABC transporter permease subunit PstC — protein sequence MKNRLVKIICFSVSSLATLLLLAIVAFMVKESWPVWHSLGVGAIVTGTDWHPMANPPQLGIGTMILSTLWSALGAIMLATPLGLGAAIFLAEFAPPWLARLIRPVLNILTGIPSVVYGFVGAAVLVKFFEVSFGMPSGESLFCASLILTVMVLPYIITNSEAALRAVPNQYRETALAVGVSKQYLTIKVLLPLAKKGLVGAIILAFGRAAGETMAVLMLAGNTLVLPTSWFSKGEPLSALIALELGTSVVGSAHYQALFAAGLVLLVFVTAINILLNVIRNGKRNVVSKR from the coding sequence ATGAAAAATAGACTTGTTAAAATAATTTGTTTCTCTGTGTCCAGCTTGGCAACGTTACTGCTGCTGGCTATTGTCGCTTTTATGGTTAAGGAAAGCTGGCCAGTTTGGCACTCACTGGGCGTTGGTGCAATTGTTACTGGCACCGACTGGCACCCGATGGCAAACCCGCCCCAATTGGGAATTGGGACGATGATTTTGAGCACCCTTTGGTCTGCACTGGGAGCCATTATGCTTGCTACCCCCCTTGGTTTGGGGGCAGCGATATTTTTGGCTGAGTTTGCCCCTCCTTGGTTAGCCAGGTTAATTAGGCCGGTGCTCAACATTTTAACCGGCATCCCCTCGGTGGTCTATGGCTTTGTGGGTGCGGCGGTGTTGGTCAAGTTCTTTGAAGTGTCCTTTGGGATGCCCAGTGGTGAATCACTATTTTGTGCCTCGCTGATTCTTACTGTAATGGTGTTACCATATATTATCACCAATTCCGAAGCTGCCCTAAGGGCGGTACCCAATCAGTACCGAGAAACCGCCTTGGCGGTGGGGGTATCTAAACAATATCTCACCATTAAGGTGTTGCTGCCCTTGGCTAAAAAGGGACTGGTGGGGGCAATAATACTGGCCTTTGGTCGGGCAGCGGGGGAAACAATGGCTGTTTTAATGCTGGCTGGCAACACTTTGGTGCTGCCAACATCGTGGTTTAGCAAGGGCGAGCCGTTGTCGGCCTTAATTGCGCTAGAGTTGGGAACGTCAGTGGTGGGCAGTGCCCATTACCAAGCATTGTTTGCTGCCGGTTTGGTATTATTAGTCTTTGTCACGGCCATCAACATCCTGCTTAACGTAATTAGAAACGGTAAAAGAAATGTGGTGAGTAAGCGTTGA
- a CDS encoding phosphate ABC transporter substrate-binding protein, with translation MFKSKVLNLLLMLALALSLLVGCGQNEQPSAEQAKDTAAPEQSIKIGGSSTLAPVIAQLANEYTEEYGTWNKVDASLPEEPIVIFVSTGGSGFGVKSAINGTFDIGLVSRSIKDEEKEQIPNGQLIKVGTDALAIAVNPENPVLQVKPNLTTEELKGIFAGEIKTWKELDPQLPDRQIVLAIRDLGGGASEVFDTTVMQGTPVAKEAIQLPSMGALAGKVMENVDAIGYVSTGFVDQNQGKIAVLSIDGVEPTDENIASDQYKISRPLIMVTKDQPTAQQQKFIDFVMSAEGLAVVKEMGFVPAK, from the coding sequence ATGTTTAAAAGCAAGGTTTTGAACCTGTTATTAATGCTGGCCTTGGCTTTATCATTGTTAGTGGGCTGTGGGCAAAATGAACAACCATCAGCAGAACAAGCTAAAGACACTGCGGCCCCAGAACAGTCAATTAAAATTGGTGGTTCCAGCACGCTGGCCCCGGTAATTGCCCAGTTAGCCAATGAATATACTGAGGAATATGGCACCTGGAACAAAGTTGATGCCAGTCTGCCCGAGGAACCAATTGTGATTTTTGTTTCCACTGGTGGCTCCGGTTTTGGTGTTAAGTCTGCCATTAATGGCACCTTTGATATCGGTCTGGTTTCTAGAAGTATAAAGGACGAAGAAAAGGAACAGATACCCAATGGTCAGTTAATCAAAGTGGGCACCGATGCGCTGGCCATAGCAGTTAATCCCGAAAACCCAGTTCTGCAAGTAAAACCCAACTTGACCACCGAGGAACTAAAGGGTATTTTTGCTGGCGAAATTAAAACTTGGAAGGAATTGGATCCCCAGTTGCCAGACAGACAAATTGTTTTAGCCATCAGAGATTTGGGTGGCGGTGCCAGTGAAGTATTTGACACTACTGTTATGCAGGGCACTCCGGTGGCTAAAGAAGCCATTCAATTGCCATCCATGGGGGCACTGGCGGGTAAAGTAATGGAAAATGTTGATGCCATTGGTTATGTATCCACCGGCTTTGTTGACCAAAATCAAGGGAAAATTGCGGTGTTGAGCATTGACGGGGTAGAACCCACCGATGAAAACATCGCCTCGGACCAATATAAAATTTCTCGCCCGTTAATTATGGTTACAAAAGATCAGCCCACCGCCCAACAACAAAAGTTTATTGACTTTGTAATGTCCGCAGAGGGTTTGGCAGTGGTCAAAGAAATGGGCTTTGTACCTGCTAAGTAA
- a CDS encoding RNA polymerase sigma factor, which yields MEQKIIAQVKKGDQKSFKLLYELYADYALRTVYSITKNKYDAADIVQETFIKVYKNIDTFDEGKPFRPWFYKILINECNRYLSWKNKNGISCDNVEEHINNAVNPFNERNRYDDLYQALSGLDDIYRLPIILKYLSDLSEKDVAQTLNLNINTLKSRLFKGRQRLKELLRREANA from the coding sequence TTGGAACAAAAAATTATCGCCCAAGTTAAAAAAGGTGATCAAAAGTCTTTTAAGCTGCTTTACGAACTATATGCAGATTATGCGTTAAGAACGGTTTACTCCATCACCAAAAATAAATATGATGCTGCAGACATTGTGCAAGAAACCTTTATCAAAGTTTATAAAAATATTGATACCTTTGATGAGGGCAAACCCTTTAGGCCTTGGTTTTATAAAATATTAATTAACGAGTGTAATCGTTATTTAAGCTGGAAAAATAAAAACGGTATTAGCTGTGACAATGTAGAGGAGCATATAAACAATGCTGTAAATCCCTTTAATGAGCGCAACCGATATGACGACCTATATCAGGCGCTTTCAGGGTTAGATGATATTTATCGCCTACCGATTATTCTTAAATACTTAAGTGATTTGTCTGAAAAAGACGTTGCCCAAACACTAAATCTAAATATCAATACATTAAAGTCCAGATTATTTAAAGGTAGGCAAAGGTTAAAGGAACTATTAAGGAGGGAAGCCAATGCATGA
- the hcp gene encoding hydroxylamine reductase, producing the protein MFCNQCEQTAKGTGCTVMGVCGKKPEVAALQDLLLHAIKGLSLYADAGRKVGVVDIKINRFTCEAMFSTLTNVQFDATRLQQLINQCVAYTNQLKEKVAAAGGNTNFADPAASFVPAANLEELIKQGEAVGMVNHHDVAEDIQSLQQILVYGLKGVAAYANHAFILGQEDDVVYAFLHQGMAALTNKELGLNDWVGLVLKCGEVNLRTMELLDAGNTGTFGHPVPTEVPLGHKQGKCILVSGHDLEDLLELLKQTEGKGIYVYTHGEMLPAHGYPELKKYSHFYGHYGTAWQNQKKEFAQFPGAILMTTNCIQDPKAYMENIFTTGQVGWPGVKHVTKDQFGEVIERALAMPGFAADEDKGTVMVGFARNAVLGVADKVIEAVKAGNIKHFFLVAGCDGAKPGRNYYTEFVEKAPQDTVVLTLACGKFRFFDKKLGDIGGIPRLLDVGQCNDAYSAIQIAVALANAFECEVNDLPLSMVLSWYEQKAVAILLTLLYLGIKDIRLGPTLPAFITPNVLNVLVENFNIMPITTVDEDMAAILNK; encoded by the coding sequence ATGTTTTGTAACCAATGTGAACAAACCGCAAAGGGTACCGGTTGTACTGTAATGGGTGTTTGCGGTAAGAAACCAGAAGTGGCTGCATTGCAAGATTTATTGTTGCATGCCATTAAAGGGTTATCTCTATACGCAGATGCCGGTCGAAAAGTGGGAGTAGTTGATATCAAGATTAACCGTTTCACTTGCGAAGCTATGTTTAGCACTTTAACTAACGTGCAGTTTGATGCCACCAGATTACAGCAATTAATTAATCAGTGCGTTGCCTATACCAATCAACTTAAAGAAAAAGTTGCTGCCGCCGGTGGCAATACCAACTTTGCTGATCCAGCGGCCAGCTTTGTGCCGGCTGCTAATTTAGAAGAGTTAATTAAACAAGGTGAAGCAGTGGGTATGGTCAACCACCACGATGTGGCTGAAGATATCCAATCACTACAGCAAATACTTGTTTATGGCCTCAAAGGGGTTGCAGCCTATGCCAATCACGCCTTTATTCTGGGTCAAGAGGATGATGTGGTTTACGCTTTTCTGCACCAAGGGATGGCTGCACTGACCAATAAAGAGTTGGGACTAAATGACTGGGTAGGCTTGGTGTTGAAGTGCGGTGAAGTAAACCTGCGCACCATGGAATTGCTGGACGCCGGCAATACCGGTACCTTTGGTCATCCAGTACCCACCGAAGTGCCCCTGGGGCATAAACAAGGTAAATGTATCCTAGTATCCGGTCACGATTTGGAAGATTTATTGGAGCTGTTAAAGCAAACCGAGGGTAAAGGCATTTATGTATATACCCATGGTGAAATGCTACCTGCCCATGGTTATCCAGAACTAAAGAAATACAGTCATTTCTATGGCCATTATGGTACCGCATGGCAGAACCAAAAGAAAGAGTTTGCCCAGTTCCCCGGCGCTATCCTGATGACCACCAACTGTATTCAAGACCCCAAAGCCTATATGGAAAACATCTTTACCACTGGTCAAGTGGGTTGGCCCGGGGTAAAACATGTCACCAAAGACCAGTTTGGCGAAGTGATTGAGCGGGCTTTGGCAATGCCAGGATTTGCAGCCGATGAAGACAAAGGAACAGTAATGGTCGGTTTTGCCCGCAATGCGGTATTGGGTGTAGCAGATAAAGTTATCGAAGCGGTTAAAGCCGGAAATATTAAACATTTCTTCCTCGTCGCCGGTTGTGATGGTGCTAAGCCGGGTCGCAATTACTACACCGAATTTGTAGAGAAAGCTCCCCAGGACACCGTTGTGCTCACTTTGGCCTGTGGTAAGTTCCGCTTCTTTGACAAGAAATTAGGTGACATTGGCGGCATCCCAAGATTACTGGACGTTGGTCAATGTAACGATGCCTACTCAGCCATTCAAATTGCGGTGGCACTGGCCAATGCCTTTGAATGTGAAGTTAACGACCTACCATTGTCTATGGTATTATCTTGGTACGAGCAAAAGGCAGTGGCCATTCTACTGACCCTGCTGTACCTAGGCATTAAAGACATTCGCTTAGGGCCTACACTGCCAGCATTTATTACTCCAAATGTATTAAATGTACTGGTGGAAAACTTTAACATTATGCCAATTACCACCGTAGATGAAGACATGGCCGCCATTTTAAACAAGTAA
- a CDS encoding H-type small acid-soluble spore protein, whose protein sequence is MDAQRATEILHSQNTIEVTYQNNSIWIEDVNQSKNTAVVKNLDTDKVSEVPVSALQEQ, encoded by the coding sequence ATGGATGCCCAAAGGGCCACAGAGATTTTACATTCACAAAATACCATTGAAGTCACTTATCAAAATAATTCGATTTGGATTGAGGATGTTAATCAAAGTAAAAATACCGCGGTAGTTAAAAACTTAGATACAGATAAAGTGAGTGAAGTACCAGTAAGTGCATTGCAAGAGCAATAA